Proteins encoded within one genomic window of Citrobacter amalonaticus Y19:
- a CDS encoding YdaS family helix-turn-helix protein, whose protein sequence is MKQKSSLDAIREAYRMVGGQAAMSRNLGVSSPTVNQWTTGIRQIPTERCPEIEKTTGGSVNHRTRKDTSFMLLYLHFLGYQ, encoded by the coding sequence GTGAAACAAAAAAGTAGCCTTGATGCAATCCGGGAGGCATACAGGATGGTTGGTGGACAAGCGGCAATGTCCCGGAACTTAGGCGTCTCTTCGCCAACGGTTAATCAATGGACAACAGGTATTCGGCAGATACCAACTGAACGGTGCCCAGAGATAGAAAAAACAACAGGTGGTTCCGTTAATCACCGCACCAGGAAAGATACAAGTTTTATGCTGTTGTATTTGCACTTTTTAGGCTATCAATAA
- a CDS encoding type I restriction endonuclease, producing MENFKTRLKNHIEHVKKVREHCTTEETTKQALILPFLDILGFNAYDPQKVKAEYGADFPGVKSGERVDYALFCQGVPVMFIEAKSCKEKIDNHCPQLSRYFNSTPEVTISAITNGVEWRFFTDLNEKNIMDSTPFLRIMMDDIKDSDAEQLFRFRHDKFKPEALRTLAEESVYISAFVKVVSTSLREVDHEFVRYVAGRANIGRQLNQRFIETITPLVRQAVERSVSEMVVSGLSSRTPYPSVAPSNNDVESITVDEHADIVDSENPNIVTTYNERILLEKITSITGPEYDLQAKDTESYYSILFQGKTNRWLIRYYDKKNRSSIQLPIDISEIAGNEIKRAGLEYDNNRIFIDNPEDVLRISGLILDSLLYVQNDENFRKRRT from the coding sequence ATGGAAAACTTTAAAACACGCCTTAAAAACCATATTGAGCATGTTAAAAAGGTTAGAGAGCATTGCACTACTGAAGAGACAACAAAGCAGGCTTTAATTTTACCTTTTTTAGATATATTGGGGTTTAATGCTTACGACCCACAAAAAGTAAAAGCTGAATATGGTGCAGACTTTCCTGGCGTAAAATCTGGAGAGCGTGTTGATTATGCCTTGTTTTGCCAAGGCGTTCCGGTCATGTTCATTGAAGCAAAAAGTTGTAAAGAAAAAATTGACAACCATTGCCCGCAATTATCCCGATATTTTAATTCCACCCCCGAAGTTACAATTTCGGCTATAACCAATGGTGTTGAATGGCGTTTTTTCACGGACCTTAATGAAAAAAACATAATGGATTCAACACCATTCTTGCGGATAATGATGGATGACATTAAAGATTCCGATGCAGAGCAGCTATTTAGATTTCGGCACGATAAGTTTAAGCCTGAAGCTCTAAGAACGCTTGCGGAAGAGAGTGTCTACATATCTGCTTTTGTGAAAGTCGTTAGCACCAGTCTCAGGGAAGTTGACCATGAGTTTGTAAGGTATGTTGCCGGACGTGCAAACATTGGACGTCAATTAAACCAGAGATTTATCGAAACTATTACACCATTAGTCAGGCAGGCCGTTGAACGGTCAGTAAGTGAAATGGTCGTGTCTGGGCTGTCATCAAGAACCCCTTACCCTAGCGTAGCTCCATCTAATAATGATGTTGAAAGCATCACCGTTGATGAACATGCGGACATCGTTGATTCAGAAAACCCCAATATAGTAACAACTTACAATGAACGGATTTTATTAGAGAAAATAACCTCAATCACTGGGCCTGAGTACGATCTGCAAGCTAAGGATACAGAGTCATACTATTCTATTCTTTTCCAAGGTAAAACTAACCGTTGGTTGATTCGTTATTACGATAAGAAGAATCGTTCTTCAATTCAATTACCTATTGATATAAGCGAAATAGCGGGTAATGAAATAAAGAGGGCGGGACTAGAATATGATAACAACAGGATTTTTATAGATAATCCAGAAGATGTGTTAAGAATTTCAGGCTTAATTCTTGATTCCTTGCTGTATGTACAAAACGACGAAAACTTTAGAAAACGACGCACCTAA
- a CDS encoding tyrosine-type recombinase/integrase: MSLNARQVDTSKPREKIYKLADGGGLYLQVNPNGSKYWRMKYRFSGKEKKLSFGIYPDISLAEARTKRDEARKVLASDKDPGEVKKAELLAKKLSITNTFEAIALEWYDAKVSGWSKNYADYVKRAFNNNVFPYLGPQPVNEIKPLELLSVLQRMEKRGAAELASKVRQRCSEVFRYAIVTGRAEYNPAADLGSALQSHEKQHYPFLNAAELPDFLHKLSNYSGSLITLLATRLLMLTGLRTVELRLAEWKEIDFDNRIWEIPKTRMKMKRPHVVPLSTQSLRALRQLGELTGNYQLIFAGRNDVNKAMSEASINMVIKRIGYDKRATGHGFRHTMSTILHEQGFNTAWIETQLAHVDKNSIRGTYNHAQYLDGRREMMQWYGDFIDSLKSANTTA, from the coding sequence ATGTCCCTTAATGCACGTCAGGTAGATACATCCAAACCCAGAGAAAAAATCTATAAGCTAGCGGATGGCGGTGGATTGTATCTCCAAGTCAATCCTAACGGTTCAAAGTACTGGCGTATGAAATATCGATTCTCCGGGAAAGAGAAAAAGTTGTCATTTGGGATCTATCCAGACATATCACTTGCAGAAGCTCGCACTAAACGAGATGAAGCTAGAAAGGTATTGGCAAGTGATAAGGATCCCGGTGAGGTCAAAAAAGCCGAGCTGTTAGCTAAAAAGCTCTCGATTACTAACACCTTTGAAGCAATAGCTCTCGAGTGGTACGACGCAAAAGTATCTGGCTGGTCAAAAAATTATGCAGACTACGTTAAGCGAGCTTTTAATAATAATGTCTTCCCCTATCTAGGCCCCCAGCCAGTGAATGAAATTAAGCCGCTGGAGCTTTTGTCTGTATTGCAACGAATGGAAAAGCGAGGAGCAGCAGAGCTTGCTAGCAAAGTGCGCCAGCGTTGTAGTGAGGTTTTTCGCTACGCGATTGTTACTGGTCGTGCCGAATACAACCCAGCGGCTGATCTTGGTAGCGCTTTGCAAAGCCATGAGAAACAGCACTATCCATTTCTTAACGCCGCAGAACTGCCTGATTTTTTGCACAAGCTATCAAATTACTCTGGAAGTCTTATTACACTTCTCGCTACCCGGCTGCTCATGCTGACAGGGTTAAGAACAGTAGAGTTACGTCTGGCTGAATGGAAAGAAATCGACTTCGATAATCGAATCTGGGAAATACCCAAAACCAGAATGAAAATGAAACGTCCTCATGTTGTCCCATTATCAACTCAATCCTTGAGAGCCCTTCGTCAATTGGGAGAACTAACAGGGAACTATCAGCTTATTTTTGCAGGACGAAACGATGTTAACAAAGCGATGAGTGAAGCCAGCATCAATATGGTTATAAAAAGGATTGGTTACGATAAGAGAGCAACCGGGCATGGTTTTCGCCACACCATGAGTACCATTTTGCATGAACAGGGCTTTAATACTGCGTGGATCGAAACTCAACTTGCCCACGTGGATAAGAACAGTATTCGCGGGACTTACAACCATGCGCAATACCTTGATGGCAGGCGTGAAATGATGCAGTGGTATGGAGATTTTATTGATAGCCTAAAAAGTGCAAATACAACAGCATAA
- a CDS encoding formate/nitrite transporter family protein: MADHENDKIDKHSDELAVESEEKQSGRKIEVDEDRLPSRAMAIHEHIRQDGEKELERDAMALLWSAIAAGLSMGASLLAKGIFHVELEGVPGRFLLENLGYTFGFIIVIMARQQLFTENTVTAVLPVMQNPTFGNAGLLMRLWGIVLLGNVLGTAIAAWAFEYMPVFTEETRDAFVKIGMAVMKNSPTEMFANAIISGWLIATMVWMFPAAGAAKIVVIILMTWLIALGDTTHIVVGSVEILYLVFNGTLHWSNFFWPFALPTLAGNICGGTFIFALISHAQIRNDMSNKRKEEARIAAQKSDNAQKKEQKQS, from the coding sequence ATGGCTGATCATGAAAACGACAAGATAGATAAACATAGCGACGAGCTAGCCGTTGAAAGTGAAGAGAAACAGAGCGGGAGGAAGATAGAAGTGGATGAGGACCGCCTCCCCTCGCGGGCGATGGCGATTCACGAGCATATCCGTCAGGACGGGGAGAAAGAGCTGGAGCGGGACGCGATGGCGCTGTTGTGGTCAGCCATTGCCGCCGGGCTTTCGATGGGAGCCTCACTGCTGGCAAAAGGCATCTTCCACGTCGAACTGGAGGGCGTACCGGGCCGTTTCTTGCTGGAGAATCTCGGTTATACCTTTGGCTTTATCATCGTCATTATGGCTCGTCAGCAGTTATTCACCGAAAACACCGTCACCGCTGTGCTGCCTGTGATGCAAAATCCGACGTTCGGCAACGCGGGCCTGCTGATGCGACTGTGGGGCATCGTACTGCTGGGGAATGTACTGGGCACCGCGATTGCGGCGTGGGCCTTTGAATACATGCCTGTCTTCACCGAAGAGACCCGCGATGCGTTTGTTAAGATAGGCATGGCGGTGATGAAAAACAGCCCCACGGAAATGTTTGCCAACGCCATTATCTCCGGCTGGCTGATTGCCACTATGGTCTGGATGTTCCCGGCGGCTGGCGCAGCGAAGATTGTGGTGATTATCCTGATGACGTGGTTGATTGCGCTGGGCGATACCACTCACATCGTGGTTGGGTCGGTTGAAATTCTCTATCTGGTATTTAACGGTACGCTGCACTGGAGCAACTTCTTCTGGCCGTTTGCCTTACCGACGCTTGCCGGAAACATTTGCGGCGGTACCTTTATCTTTGCCCTGATAAGCCACGCGCAGATCCGCAACGATATGAGCAACAAGCGTAAAGAAGAAGCCAGGATAGCGGCGCAAAAAAGCGACAACGCGCAGAAAAAGGAACAAAAACAGTCCTGA
- the mlaA gene encoding phospholipid-binding lipoprotein MlaA, producing the protein MKLRLSALALGTTLLVGCASSGTEQQGRSDPFEGFNRTMYNFNFNVLDPYIVRPVAVAWRDYVPQPARNGLSNFTGNLEEPAVMVNYFLQGDPYQGMVHFTRFFLNTILGMGGFIDVAGMANPKLQRVEPHRFGSTLGHYGVGYGPYVQLPFYGSWTIRDDGGDMADTFYPVLSWLTWPMSIGKWTIEGIETRAQLLDSDGLLRQSSDPYILVREAYFQRHDFIADGGKLKPQENPNAQAIQDELKEIDSE; encoded by the coding sequence ATGAAGCTTCGCCTGTCGGCGCTTGCGCTGGGAACCACACTGCTGGTGGGGTGTGCAAGTTCTGGCACAGAACAGCAGGGGCGTTCAGACCCGTTTGAAGGGTTCAACCGCACCATGTACAACTTCAACTTTAATGTGTTGGATCCGTATATCGTTCGACCGGTGGCTGTCGCCTGGCGTGATTATGTCCCGCAGCCTGCCCGTAATGGTCTGAGCAACTTTACCGGAAACCTGGAAGAACCGGCGGTAATGGTGAACTATTTCCTGCAGGGCGATCCGTATCAGGGGATGGTGCATTTCACCCGTTTCTTCCTCAACACGATTCTGGGGATGGGCGGCTTTATTGACGTCGCCGGTATGGCGAACCCGAAACTACAGCGCGTTGAGCCACATCGCTTCGGCAGTACCCTGGGCCACTATGGCGTCGGTTACGGTCCTTATGTGCAGTTACCGTTCTATGGTAGCTGGACTATTCGTGATGATGGCGGCGATATGGCGGATACGTTCTATCCGGTTCTCTCCTGGCTGACCTGGCCGATGTCTATCGGTAAGTGGACGATTGAAGGGATTGAAACCCGCGCTCAGTTGCTGGATTCCGATGGTTTGCTGCGCCAGTCCTCCGATCCTTACATTTTGGTTCGCGAAGCTTACTTCCAGCGTCATGACTTTATCGCGGATGGCGGGAAGCTCAAGCCGCAGGAAAACCCGAACGCGCAGGCGATTCAGGACGAACTGAAAGAGATCGATTCCGAGTAA